TAACACTTGaacaattatataatggAGCAACAAAAAAGCTAGCTATAAGTaaagatattatatgtacaaaTTGTGAAGGTCATGGTGGTCCAAAAGATGCTAAAGTAGATTGTAAACAGTGTAATGGAAGAGGAACTAAGACCTACATGAGATATCATTCAAGTGTTTTACATCAAACTGAAGTAACTTGTAATACATGTCGTGGAAAAggtaaaatatttaatgaaaaagataaatGTGCTAATTGTAAAGGTATGTGTGTATTGAAAACAAGGAAAATAATTGAAGTATATATTCCGAAAGGTGCACCAAATAAACACAAAATAGTTTTTAATGGTGAAGCTGATGAAAAACCAAATGTTATTACGGGAAATCTTGttgttatattaaatgaaaagCAACATCCTGTATTTAGAAGAGAAGGAattgatttatttatgaATTACAAAATTTCCTTATATGAATCTTTAACAGGTTTTGTTGCAGAAGTTACACATCTTGATGAAAGGAAAATATTAGTAAATTGCACAAACAGTGGTTTTATAAGACATGGAGATATTAGAGAAGTTCTTGATGAAGGTATGCCAACATATAAAGATCCATTCAAAAAAggaaatttatatattacatttgAGGTTGAATATCCAATGGatttaattataacaaaTGAAAACAAAGAGgttttgaaaatattaaaaaaacaaaatgaagttgaaaaaaaatatgacTTAGAAAATAGTGAACTAGAAGTTGTTTCGTGCTCACCTGTTgataaagaatatattaaagtTAGAGTTACCaaacaacaacaacaacaacaacaagAAGCATACGACGATGAAGATCATCAACCAGAAATGGAAGGTGGAAGAGTAGCTTGTGCTCAACAATAATCNNNNNNNNNNNNNNNNNNNNNNNNNNNNNNNNNNNNNNNNNNNNNNNNNNNNNNNNNNNNNNNNNNNNNNNNNNNNNNNNNNNNNNNNNNNNNNNNNNNNAAATTATTTTGTGGCTTCAATGCTAATTTAtgtacatatgtatataaaatatatgtatatatatatatatatatatatatatatatatatgtataaatacatatatctACATTTGtgtatatgttttatattattatatgtatttaaaaatatattttttctttttagatatatataataatatatttaaaaactttgaaaaaaaaaaaaactgatataattaaaaaagggaaaaaatatgtgctttttcaaataaatacatttgTTACAactaaataaaaaattgtcttaatatatatatatatgtaatatatatgtaaatatttttatttctaaattttgaaaaaataatgaaatttgcatttttttttttttttttttgatgaTACCTAAAAGATATAGAGTAACTCatcttatttatataagaacaaaatttataattttatataattataaaaatgatatatatttttttttttcttgtgAAATTTATACTAGAGGAATtttaatttcatatatcatttaacactatatatattaataattatatataacagTAATTATGAgtgtaaatataataaaaataaaatattatgtattaaaaaaaaagggtTTCTATATGTTGatccatatttttttttccatcTTAAAGAAttcatatatgtatatatatatatatatatatattgtataatctgatttttttttttttttttttaatacacgtaagaaaaagaaacaaattatatttttagttataaaataaaagatgataatttttttatcatattcattatttttttattttatttttttcattattatttttgaaaaataaatttatctttttaataaaaataaagcatatggtaaaaaaaaaaataaaaaaataaaaaataaaatataataaaatttaaggtttacatataaataatagcataaaataaataattatatatgtacacaTTATGAGAATGgatatgtaataatatatgtataaacatatatctatatatatatatatatatattttttctttttattattctaGAATGTTTCTCTCTTTTGTTTACTTTTTGAActtctctttttttttttctttttattataatttttattttcattaacAAAATTACATCCAGGAGGTAAGGAAGATTTTTCCCTATCCGGAAGTTTTGAAGAAAGATAACCATTTAAGTTAACTAGACCAGTAGATCTTGGTGCTCTATATATACCTGTTTTTTTTGAATCAATACCTAGTtgtttattaatatatggTTGTAAGGTAGTATGTTCTAAATTGATATCAACAGGTTCCTCTGTTTGTTgaaatttaattttattaaatggtaaaatgataacattatataattcttcaAAATTAATTCTACTAACTATTAAAccattatatttaaatattttcaaattattatcaacTCTTAATCTTGGATGTGTTGTAGCTGTTAAGAAATGTTTCCCatcattaaaaaattcaCATATGACTGCACATGATGATTTGGTTTTTGTGATTTCTTTTTTGGTTGAAGTATTCCAAATAGATATATCTCCACTTAAGTTTCCAAATCCTCctgttaataataatttttcattataatttaatttgaGCGTATTAAATTTATGTCTTCCATATGAATGTGAGACATTTCCATTTTTATCATGTAGAACAATTTCTGCTGGGATTTCACCTTTACATACATAAAActtattttgattatttgACCATATGgtatcatatattaatcCTTTATTAGTCATAACATTTACATCCTTTAATGTTACGGTatcaataaaatataaattgCTTGAACCATAATATGACTGTTTCTCTTTATCTACTTGTGTATGtatttgtaataataaggaGCTCCCATTTTTATTCCATTTGAGTTTTATTTCATCtgaattaaaaaagttTTTTGAGTATATGtgtttatttaaattatcaatatgaaatattttaaaaattgaTGGATTTCCTTTACTTCCTTGTTCATATGTAGCTATTAATATTCctttcttattatttaattcaggtgatatatcaaaaaattCAATATTATCTAATTTCAGTTTGTTCACAGTTGTATtgaaattattatctttataaatatatacttgGTTATTAATGAGACAAGTGCATATAGATTCGCTATCACTCCATTTGAAGAAAGGCCAATTCTTGTTACTATAACTTTTGAGTGTAAGTTCTATAATAAGgttttcattatatataatattatcattagTTGATTCGTTATTATTACTGTTATTATTACtgttattgttattattattattatgtataggtatattattattattattcatattaatatttttcttttcttcttcataattatcattttcttttcctaTTGAATTTTCTTCACcctttatattttcacaTTCTGAATTCTTTTTgtctttctttttttttttcttagAAGATTTTacattaattttatatacatacaaaTTCGTATTTGTTATATCAGGCTTGTATTGACAATGTAAAACAATGTAGTTATCTCTAGGACTCgtaataattcttttaatttgtgtttttgtttttatacatgtcacatttttattttcacTTTTTATATCAATAATTTCGGCTACATTTAAATCACTTTTTCTTACAAggataatttttttatagtcATTTGTACATGTGGCTAGTTCAACATCATCATATtccttatatattttaataccacgatttaaaacaaaatcattattaaatttatttgtaGATTTTTTTATCTGATTCGTATtgtttgtattattatttattatattattatttcgTATATGATTCATATcaacttttttttcatcattcGTCAAAGGAACTGtatgttcatttattttatttttctcatCTTCCTCTTCACatcttttaatttcatcattaatatcatctacaatatttttacttaAATCCACATCATATTCATAAATGGTcactttatttttactaaatgctaagaaatataaattattattgttttcattattatctgatatcattatatcccgtcctttatttttaattttttttttcttttttttttttttatttatttattatttaatatacaaaagtgttaaattatataaataagggatcatatgaatattaaCANNNNNNNNNNNNNNNNNNNNNNNNNNNNNNNNNNNNNNNNNNNNNNNNNNNNNNNNNNNNNNNNNNNNNNNNNNNNNNNNNNNNNNNNNNNNNNNNNNNNNNNNNNNNNNNNNNNNNNNNNNNNNNNNNNNNNNNNNNNNNNNNNNNNNNNNNNNNNNNNNNNNNNNNNNNNNNNNNNNNNNNNNNNNNNNNNNNNNNNNNNNNNNNNNNNNNNNNNNNNNNNNNNNNNNNNNNNNNNNNNNNNNNNNNNNNNNNNNNNNNNNNNNNNNNNNNNNNNNNNNNNNNNNNNNNNNNNNNNNNNNNNNNNNNNNNNNNNNNNNNNNNNNNNNNNNNNNNNNNNNNNNNNNNNNNNNNNNNNNNNNNNNNNNNNNNNNNNNNNNNNNNNNNNNNNNNNNNNNNNatatttatataactaTTGAGATATCGTTAAtaacttatatataaatacataaataaataaatagttatatatattatatataactttGAGATCCATTATTTGAttaattcaaatatataaatatatatatatatatatatatatatatatatatatatatacattatatttttattttttccttttaataaaacacttgcatataaaaatgaaatatattcatataagaatataaaaggtatacaaaaatacatacaattttatattatattatatatacaaatatatattcatatattttttacataatgtattttatatatataatataagattaaacgaaaataataatcaaaGAAACCCTTATTTctattaattattattagatctatatatatatatatatatatatatatatatatataatagataaatacaaaagttatatatattataatatataaaatttattttaaccttatatataaaataataatagtatttctaattttttattatttatttattttattcgtgtatatattatcatatatatatatatatatatatatatatatatatatataatatatatatttttttttacaagtggtataaataattttaatctttttttaaaataaatttcaataattcaaattaaaaaaaataacacattattatatttatatccaaatagatgattatattattattattataaatattttactattattttatatacaattcaacttatatatatattataatatattcatatagatattataaattttgatataattatttttatttttttttttaggtaaagaaaaaatataaaattatacaaataaatatatatattatatatatattttatatattttttttatgtatatataggaaacaaaaaaaaaaattttaatgcatacattatattatatatatataatatatatataaaacatatattaaatatattatattatgtatgtaaaaagaaattattaaaataaaaaaatgagggattccattttaaattaaaaagaaaaaaaaatcttatattaaaaaatattatatataaaatataatatattaatatttaatatatatgtaataatatatatatctattatttaccataaaaataaaatatatttatgaaagGAAGGATAAAATGTTTTCtacttatatattatatatattatatatatatatatatatatatatatatatttatattttattgcaataaatatttagtatataaataaatattattatataataatttttgttaggaaaaaaatatatgaaggaaaaaataaccaagttttttttttttttttttttttataatatatacagtataaataattcaaaaaaaaaattatacatattatatatatatatatatatttatttatttatttatatatattttctttcttttgatattatttattttaatttattgtTTTCCACTTTgatcttttatttttcgtatattttatattattttgtaactggagtattatatttattatataaaaggataaatttaaaaaccctaatatacattataatatgCAGATGctttttgtatttattttaaacCTCTTGAACAAATTTagaattaattttatattgctttacaattttttttccatattaaataaaatgttatGATAGAGCTAGataacaattttttatgaatattattttgacttataatttaatatagtgaaattttttcttttttgtaaaattattaaaatgtacCTTTTAATACAAAAACTTTTTGTccatttaaataatttgttcttttattttatatatagaaaaatatatgttaatagataaattataaatattagTGTGTAAACTGTTACAACTTTTACATATACTATTTTACCTTACTTTTCTcatatgttatttttaaataaaaaaatatgtattacTTTTAATAAGGGCAC
This is a stretch of genomic DNA from Plasmodium reichenowi strain SY57 chromosome 14, whole genome shotgun sequence. It encodes these proteins:
- a CDS encoding eukaryotic translation initiation factor eIF2A, putative; the protein is MISDNNENNNNLYFLAFSKNKVTIYEYDVDLSKNIVDDINDEIKRCEEEDEKNKINEHTVPLTNDEKKVDMNHIRNNNIINNNTNNTNQIKKSTNKFNNDFVLNRGIKIYKEYDDVELATCTNDYKKIILVRKSDLNVAEIIDIKSENKNVTCIKTKTQIKRIITSPRDNYIVLHCQYKPDITNTNLYVYKINVKSSKKKKKKDKKNSECENIKGEENSIGKENDNYEEEKKNINMNNNNNIPIHNNNNNNNSNNNSNNNESTNDNIIYNENLIIELTLKSYSNKNWPFFKWSDSESICTCLINNQVYIYKDNNFNTTVNKLKLDNIEFFDISPELNNKKGILIATYEQGSKGNPSIFKIFHIDNLNKHIYSKNFFNSDEIKLKWNKNGSSLLLQIHTQVDKEKQSYYGSSNLYFIDTVTLKDVNVMTNKGLIYDTIWSNNQNKFYVCKGEIPAEIVLHDKNGNVSHSYGRHKFNTLKLNYNEKLLLTGGFGNLSGDISIWNTSTKKEITKTKSSCAVICEFFNDGKHFLTATTHPRLRVDNNLKIFKYNGLIVSRINFEELYNVIILPFNKIKFQQTEEPVDINLEHTTLQPYINKQLGIDSKKTGIYRAPRSTGLVNLNGYLSSKLPDREKSSLPPGCNFVNENKNYNKKKKKKRSSKSKQKRETF
- a CDS encoding HSP40, subfamily A, putative; amino-acid sequence: MFFSSGFPFDSMGGQQARRKREVNNNKFYEVLNLKKNCTTDEVKKAYRKLAIIHHPDKGGDPEKFKEISRAYEVLSDEEKRKLYDEYGEEGLENGEQPADATDLFDFILNAGKGKKKRGEDIVSEVKVTLEQLYNGATKKLAISKDIICTNCEGHGGPKDAKVDCKQCNGRGTKTYMRYHSSVLHQTEVTCNTCRGKGKIFNEKDKCANCKGMCVLKTRKIIEVYIPKGAPNKHKIVFNGEADEKPNVITGNLVVILNEKQHPVFRREGIDLFMNYKISLYESLTGFVAEVTHLDERKILVNCTNSGFIRHGDIREVLDEGMPTYKDPFKKGNLYITFEVEYPMDLIITNENKEVLKILKKQNEVEKKYDLENSELEVVSCSPVDKEYIKVRVTKQQQQQQQEAYDDEDHQPEMEGGRVACAQQ